A window of Thermogemmatispora onikobensis contains these coding sequences:
- a CDS encoding condensation domain-containing protein, which translates to MSENHPAVDVRQLLLEQLRQKKLAGAPLAQRLLTPLPRHEPGQPAPLSFGQQQLWFLSRLAKEPAYNECVTVHLPGTLDREAFERSFNEFIRRHEIWRTSFPEENGQPFQHIHPFEPLTLPFVDLRHLPPEEREQEAQRLATEQARLPFDLTSGPLLRGLLIQIEDQLHRLYLTLHHIIFDGVTLYQVFLPELWTHYEAFCAGLPSPQPEPTYQYADYALWQQATVNQDLVERQLAYWRETLAEAPALLNLPTDFPRPPVQSFRGGMVPFALSRELTEALKRLAREEGTTLYMVLMASLQLLLYRYTRQEEIVVGAVLGSREQRPEFARMPGYFLNTLPLSCKLTESLSFRSLLHQVKERVIGAVAHQDIPFSYLVEQLQVERSAAWNPLFQVALTLEPQLPVLPSGWTITQMDVSAGASKFDLSLEVDDRPDGRLIGRFEYSSDL; encoded by the coding sequence ATGAGTGAGAACCACCCTGCGGTGGATGTACGACAACTACTGCTAGAGCAGCTGCGTCAGAAGAAGCTGGCCGGAGCGCCCTTGGCCCAGAGGTTGCTGACCCCCCTTCCCCGACATGAGCCAGGACAGCCTGCACCGCTCTCGTTTGGACAGCAGCAGCTCTGGTTTCTGTCTCGCCTGGCAAAGGAACCAGCCTATAATGAGTGCGTCACTGTCCACCTGCCAGGCACATTGGACCGCGAGGCCTTTGAACGCAGCTTTAATGAGTTTATCAGACGCCACGAGATCTGGCGCACAAGCTTCCCTGAAGAGAATGGTCAGCCCTTTCAGCATATTCATCCTTTCGAGCCACTGACCTTGCCTTTTGTGGATCTGCGCCACCTCCCCCCAGAAGAGCGGGAGCAAGAGGCTCAACGCCTGGCTACCGAGCAGGCTCGCCTGCCTTTTGATTTGACAAGCGGCCCCCTTTTGCGCGGTTTACTTATTCAGATTGAGGATCAACTTCATCGCCTCTACCTGACTTTACATCATATTATTTTCGATGGAGTTACTCTCTATCAGGTCTTTTTGCCGGAACTGTGGACACACTACGAAGCGTTTTGCGCCGGTCTCCCCTCACCCCAGCCTGAGCCAACCTATCAGTATGCCGACTATGCGCTGTGGCAACAGGCCACCGTCAATCAGGATTTGGTTGAGAGGCAGCTCGCTTATTGGCGAGAGACACTTGCTGAAGCGCCGGCGTTGCTTAATTTACCTACGGATTTCCCAAGACCGCCAGTCCAAAGTTTCCGTGGGGGAATGGTGCCTTTCGCGTTGAGCAGGGAGCTAACGGAGGCTCTTAAAAGGTTGGCACGTGAGGAGGGTACCACCCTTTATATGGTCCTGATGGCCTCTCTCCAGCTCTTGCTGTACCGCTACACTCGGCAGGAGGAGATCGTAGTCGGTGCAGTCTTGGGGAGCCGTGAACAACGCCCTGAGTTTGCCAGGATGCCAGGGTATTTTTTGAATACGCTTCCGCTCTCTTGCAAGCTGACAGAGAGCTTGAGCTTCCGCTCACTGCTGCACCAGGTGAAAGAGAGAGTAATAGGAGCAGTTGCCCATCAGGATATCCCTTTCAGCTACCTGGTGGAGCAGCTCCAGGTTGAGCGTTCTGCTGCGTGGAATCCACTGTTCCAGGTGGCGCTGACGCTTGAGCCGCAGCTGCCAGTACTGCCTTCGGGCTGGACGATTACACAGATGGATGTGAGTGCAGGGGCCTCCAAATTTGATCTTTCGCTGGAGGTTGATGATCGACCTGATGGGAGATTGATCGGACGCTTTGAGTACAGCAGTGACCT
- a CDS encoding cytochrome P450 yields MQEPRSVTPPQQQELPLSLYHLLDPEVLANPYPLYHRLRREDPVHWDPFLHAWVVTRYADVITVFQRFSAQRTPTPEQLEAMGMQALTPLARVMVKQMLFLDPPAHTRVRSLAAKAFTPRRVAVLREHIRDITNSLLDRVQAQGQMDVIADLAYPLPAIVTAEMLGVPATDWQQLTAWSADFAQVLGNFQHNPDRVAQVIRSLNEMTAYFRSAIREMEHHPREGLIHAFLTAEIDGDRLSEEEIIANTIITMVGGQETTTNLIGNGVLSLLRHPDQLALLRADLSLIPSAVEELLRYESPSQHTARLAPEDTELGGKKIRKRDAVIAVMGAANRDPERFPDPDRLDIRRQDNRHVAFAWGSHFCFGAALARIEGQIAIELIVRRLPGLQLEPGPLVWRENLGLRGLKSLPVSWER; encoded by the coding sequence ATGCAGGAACCGAGGTCGGTGACGCCACCACAGCAGCAGGAGCTACCACTAAGTCTCTATCATCTCCTTGATCCAGAGGTTCTGGCAAATCCTTATCCACTCTACCACCGCCTGCGCCGCGAGGACCCTGTTCACTGGGACCCGTTTTTGCACGCCTGGGTGGTAACACGCTACGCCGACGTTATCACGGTCTTTCAGCGCTTTTCTGCCCAACGTACGCCTACCCCGGAGCAGCTAGAGGCTATGGGGATGCAGGCCCTGACCCCCTTGGCCCGCGTGATGGTGAAGCAGATGCTGTTTCTGGACCCACCAGCTCATACGCGGGTGCGCAGCCTGGCCGCGAAGGCCTTTACTCCTCGTCGCGTAGCTGTGCTGCGCGAGCATATTCGCGATATTACGAATAGCTTGCTCGATCGCGTGCAGGCCCAGGGACAGATGGATGTGATCGCAGACCTGGCTTATCCTTTGCCCGCCATTGTGACCGCCGAGATGTTGGGAGTGCCTGCGACCGATTGGCAGCAGTTGACAGCCTGGTCCGCCGACTTCGCGCAGGTGCTCGGGAATTTCCAGCATAACCCGGACCGGGTGGCACAGGTGATTCGCAGCCTCAATGAGATGACTGCCTATTTTCGCTCTGCCATCAGGGAAATGGAGCACCATCCACGCGAGGGCCTGATCCATGCATTCTTGACCGCCGAGATCGATGGCGACCGCCTGAGCGAGGAGGAGATTATCGCTAATACGATTATTACGATGGTGGGAGGGCAGGAGACAACTACTAATCTGATCGGGAATGGCGTGCTGAGCCTGCTGCGCCACCCGGATCAGCTTGCGTTGCTGCGCGCAGATCTCTCACTGATCCCATCGGCAGTGGAGGAGTTGCTGCGCTACGAGAGTCCCAGCCAGCATACGGCTCGTCTGGCCCCCGAGGATACGGAACTGGGTGGGAAGAAGATTCGGAAGCGCGATGCCGTGATCGCGGTTATGGGCGCAGCCAATCGCGATCCAGAGCGCTTCCCCGATCCCGACCGCCTCGATATTCGACGCCAGGACAATCGCCATGTGGCCTTCGCCTGGGGCAGTCATTTCTGCTTCGGGGCTGCTCTGGCACGTATCGAGGGACAGATCGCAATCGAGCTTATTGTGCGTCGTCTGCCCGGCTTGCAGCTGGAGCCAGGCCCGCTCGTCTGGCGTGAGAATCTCGGCCTGCGTGGCCTCAAGAGTTTGCCGGTATCTTGGGAAAGGTGA